One genomic region from Henningerozyma blattae CBS 6284 chromosome 2, complete genome encodes:
- the RIE1 gene encoding Rie1p (similar to Saccharomyces cerevisiae YGR250C; ancestral locus Anc_5.76) codes for MSESTVDYEPEISPSLKVIKSVTRTDSEKSLSKSDNCESENTLVSQYSPSDSNQDLEKHSKVLEQLASTNKITVRINWNYSIDDINDKKNNYEHNSDNNSNEIITNIKNQHIELITQIESLIKSSRGMLIETSAIEDYEFLSDKRRLEFLKENINIFTFEQGSKEFASSAKNKSDSGTYTYHVVLQGQTKKSEIFDKLSNDIKNVLIESENLVQRWSISINKHALTHPGNLYIRGIPKDLTIDDLKPIFDTFGKVLSLKIICDLITGESLGYGFISFKLGSEASNCINKLNGTAMNGSTLFINYHVERKEREKVFWNNFKENNDDNKFKGIFIGNIPKYKNNKQLVTTKEIIEKITKYLEDVVPNASIISFYFPKQCPPNVGDNPQIEGLDKIKDEENRNKEDVEDDDTITDDDSTAVVSKQNSDSLPFDDDETLKGYGFIKFQEHEHAIDAMTKLEDLRLFGNKLIINKAIQSKYYKNFNGFVPRLEARHSEPFSTRSDYPLPRRRASDNTFVSRNSNSMFPPNATFFQGQPNIIAPTFFENTIPPAFLTPFGHLTLPNNGMPISSTTQTQTSTSTTATTPPLDPLFIPNQIMPRKSYISPFYSYGNMAALNNGYMPNTIAYTSGGNTSPDRVENEIKVNSNSNNNASSGNNLNVSINNNNSNSNNNNNNNSNGNGNNNSNSNKSHGHKNIHHNHSHSTNNIRNSISMIHLNQQGQLRPSQDQTVYQTFAFNNHNNGNASNNIITTNNHSNGIHSANNSNNNNMGHNNMHNNLNNNVMNNLNTNINNNGMSNISNMRKYSIPSPTNDQQESNIYIKHLPLSWVDHDLYKFYEKFGPVISAKIITVGGSKIKANNPTNNAVNGNEKDAGHLELPIGASKGYGFVYFKNPLDASKAVMSTDGIKLFDDHILSVSFAQKKDKKFKNKFFINFDFLTLKSKY; via the coding sequence ATGTCTGAAAGTACGGTAGATTATGAGCCTGAAATTTCTCCATCATTAAAAGTTATTAAATCAGTTACTCGGACTGATTCTGAAAAATCTCTATCTAAATCAGATAATTGTGAATCTGAAAATACTTTAGTGTCACAATATTCCCCATCGGATTCAAATCAAGATTTAGAAAAGCATAGCAAAGTTTTGGAGCAATTAGCTAGCACTAATAAAATTACTGTCAGAATTAATTGGAATTATAGCAtagatgatattaatgataaaaaaaataactatGAACATAACtcagataataatagtaatgaaattattaccaatatcaaaaatcagcatattgaattaattaCTCAAATTGAAAGTTTGATTAAATCATCAAGAGGTATGCTAATAGAAACATCTGCGATAGAGGATTATGAGTTTTTATCAGATAAGAGAAgattagaatttttaaaagaaaatattaatatatttaccTTTGAACAAGGCTCTAAGGAGTTCGCAAGTTCAGCAAAGAATAAATCTGATTCTGGTACATACACTTATCATGTTGTTTTGCAAGGCCAGACAAAAAAATCGGAAATCTTTGacaaattatcaaatgatATCAAAAATGTCCTGATAGAGTCTGAAAATTTAGTTCAAAGGTGGTCTATAAGCATTAATAAGCATGCATTAACTCATCCAGGCAACCTTTATATTAGAGGAATTCCAAAAGATTTAACTATTGATGATCTGAAACCTATATTTGATACATTTGGTAAAGTTCTATCGTTAAAGATAATATGTGACTTAATTACCGGTGAGTCGTTAGGTTACGGTTTCATATCGTTTAAACTTGGGTCGGAAGCTTCAAAttgtattaataaattaaatggtACAGCCATGAATGGCTCTAccttatttattaattatcaTGTGGAAAGGAAAGAAAGAGAGAAGGTCTTTTGGAACAACTTCAAGGAAAATAACGATGATAATAAGTTTAAGGGAATATTTATTGgaaatattccaaaatataaaaataacaaacaACTTGTAACAACGAAGGAAATAATAGAGAAAATTACAAAGTATTTGGAAGATGTTGTGCCAAATGCCtcaattatatcattttattttccaaagcAGTGTCCTCCAAATGTTGGAGATAATCCACAAATTGAAGGCTTAGATAAAAtcaaagatgaagaaaatagaaataagGAAGATGTGGAAGATGATGACACAATCACAGATGATGATTCCACCGCTGTGGTTTCGAAACAGAATAGTGATTCATTACCATtcgatgatgatgaaactTTGAAAGGCTATGggtttattaaatttcaagAGCATGAGCATGCTATTGATGCTATGActaaattagaagatttaCGTTTGTttggtaataaattaataattaacaAGGCCATTCAAAgtaaatattacaaaaattttaatggCTTTGTTCCAAGATTGGAGGCACGTCATTCTGAACCATTTTCAACTAGATCTGATTACCCATTACCCAGGAGGAGAGCTTCAGATAATACATTCGTATCGCGgaattctaattcaatgTTTCCTCCTAACGCAACATTTTTCCAAGGTCAACCAAATATCATCGCACCaacattttttgaaaacaCAATACCACCTGCATTCTTAACACCTTTTGGGCACTTAACACTCCCAAATAATGGAATGCCCATTAGCAGTACAACGCAAACGCAAACCTCTACAAGCACAACTGCCACTACACCACCTTTAGATCCACTCTTTATACCCAACCAAATCATGCCTAGGAAATCATATATTAGCCCGTTTTATTCTTATGGTAATATGGCAGCTCTGAATAATGGATATATGCCTAACACTATTGCATATACTTCTGGTGGTAATACTTCCCCCGATAGagttgaaaatgaaataaaagttAATAGTAactctaataataatgcaagCTCAGGAAATAATCTAAACGTTAgtattaataacaataattctaatagtaacaataataataacaataatagtaatggcaatggtaataataatagtaatagtaataaaagCCATGGCCATAAGAATATTCACCACAATCATAGTCACAGCACTAATAATATCAGAAATAGCATATCTATGATTCATTTGAACCAGCAGGGCCAATTACGCCCTTCGCAAGATCAAACTGTATATCAAACTTTTGCATTCAATAACCATAATAATGGAAATGCCagcaataatattatcacTACTAATAATCACAGCAATGGCATCCATTCagcaaataattcaaacaataataacatgGGCCATAATAATATGCATAATaacttaaataataatgttatgaataatttgaacacgaatatcaataataatggaatGTCTAACATTTCTAATATGAGAAAGTATAGTATTCCATCACCTACTAATGACCAACaagaatcaaatatatatattaagcATTTGCCATTAAGTTGGGTAGATCAcgatttatataaattttatgaaaaatttgggCCAGTTATAAGTGCAAAGATTATTACTGTTGGTGGTAGTAAGATAAAAGCAAACAATCCCACAAATAATGCTGTTAATGgtaatgaaaaagatgCTGGGCATCTTGAGTTACCAATTGGTGCTTCTAAGGGATACGGgtttgtttattttaagAATCCACTTGATGCGTCTAAGGCAGTTATGTCAACAGACGgcattaaattatttgatgatcATATTTTATCAGTGTCCTTTGCCCAAAAGaaggataaaaaatttaaaaataaattctttattaactTTGATTTCTTAACTTTAAAAagcaaatattaa
- the CPD1 gene encoding 2',3'-cyclic-nucleotide 3'-phosphodiesterase (similar to Saccharomyces cerevisiae CPD1 (YGR247W); ancestral locus Anc_5.79) — protein sequence MAIALWFCPPRSSPTYESLNQLIVSLQSLFPSSPVFEPHITITSNLICNNDDDVNKILTSCVASINSIKPLLNINNNTNSSTSNNHTPSSIRLSSDSSYSFQDQYSSSRKKYILPLVSLNGCSIGKKYFRKVVLECTPNKYLYSIAQIMRELYVERDTTITATNEVITARDKAMKWLHEEFNPHVSLLYSDSYSISPAFVKVIQQRIEDSLDVELAAIDNTNNKNQIQSWSFDHIPFQSWGLPGTFKIVRCEGPVEKWEVLGKADVI from the coding sequence ATGGCTATCGCGCTTTGGTTTTGTCCACCTCGTTCTTCACCCACATATGAAtctttaaatcaattaattgtCTCTTTACAGTCATTATTCCCAAGCTCCCCTGTTTTCGAACCTCATATTACTATCACATCTAATTTAATCtgtaataatgatgatgatgtgaataaaattttaacgTCATGCGTTGCCTCGatcaattcaattaaaccattgctaaatataaataataatactaacagttcaacttcaaataatcataCACCATCCTCAATCAGGTTGAGTTCGGATTCTTCATATTCTTTTCAAGATCaatattcttcttcaaggaaaaagtatatattaCCATTAGTATCATTAAATGGTTGTAGCATAGGcaagaaatatttcagAAAGGTTGTCCTTGAATGTACtccaaataaatatctttacAGTATAGCTCAAATTATGAGAGAATTATACGTTGAAAGAGATACTACAATTACAGCAACTAATGAAGTCATTACTGCAAGAGATAAAGCTATGAAATGGTTACATGAGGAATTTAATCCTCATGTTTCACTCCTATATTCTGACAGTTATTCAATTAGCCCCGCATTTGTTAAAGTTATTCAACAAAGAATTGAGGATTCTTTAGATGTTGAGCTAGCTGCAATAGATAATacgaataataaaaatcaaattcaatcTTGGTCATTCGACCACATACCATTCCAATCCTGGGGCTTACCAGGAACTTTTAAGATAGTTAGATGTGAAGGTCCAGTAGAAAAATGGGAAGTTTTAGGTAAAGCTGAtgttatttaa